One Desulfobulbus propionicus DSM 2032 DNA segment encodes these proteins:
- a CDS encoding OmpA/MotB family protein → MTTRGLVISLREAGFFDSGSAGIKPAAFALLAEIARILQPFANPLSFEGHTDNQPIRSPAFPSNWELSSARATSLARYFIERQGFAPEKLSVTGYGEYRPVTTNDTEAGRAMNRRVDIVLLEMTSGDKEIPALDRRPPF, encoded by the coding sequence GTGACCACCCGCGGGCTGGTCATCAGTCTCCGGGAGGCAGGCTTTTTCGATTCGGGCAGCGCCGGGATCAAGCCCGCCGCTTTTGCGCTCCTGGCGGAAATCGCCCGGATTCTGCAACCGTTTGCCAATCCGCTCAGCTTCGAGGGACACACCGACAACCAACCGATCCGCTCTCCGGCCTTTCCGTCCAACTGGGAGCTGTCCTCGGCCCGGGCCACCAGTCTGGCCCGCTATTTCATCGAGCGACAGGGGTTCGCCCCTGAGAAACTGTCGGTGACCGGCTACGGCGAATACCGCCCCGTCACCACCAACGACACGGAAGCAGGACGGGCGATGAACCGCCGGGTGGATATTGTTCTGTTGGAGATGACCAGCGGGGACAAGGAGATACCTGCGCTGGACAGACGGCCTCCGTTTTGA